One Actinomadura viridis genomic region harbors:
- the fmt gene encoding methionyl-tRNA formyltransferase → MKLVFAGTPDTALPSLEALLASPRHEVAAVVTRPDAPSGRGRRLVPSPVAVRAEEAGIEVLRPAKARDPEFLDRLRAIAPDCCPVVAYGALLPRPALDIPRHGWVNLHFSLLPAWRGAAPVQHAILHGDDITGAATFQIEEGLDTGPVYGVLTEPIRPGDTAGDLLGRLAVAGAALLADTMDGIEAGVLEPRPQPAEGVSHAAKITPADARVDWTAPARRVDRLIRACTPAPGAWTTFRDERIKLGPVRLAAGAGLAGGDTGPLAPGELRVSKKEVLVGTATHPVALGEVQPPGKRRMSALDWTRGTALTGKDTLV, encoded by the coding sequence GTGAAGCTGGTCTTCGCGGGCACGCCCGACACCGCGCTGCCGTCCCTGGAGGCCCTGCTGGCCTCCCCCCGGCACGAGGTGGCCGCCGTCGTCACCCGGCCCGACGCGCCGTCGGGCCGGGGCCGCAGGCTGGTCCCCAGCCCGGTCGCCGTACGGGCGGAGGAGGCGGGGATCGAGGTGCTCAGGCCGGCCAAGGCCCGCGACCCCGAGTTCCTGGACCGGCTGCGCGCCATCGCCCCCGACTGCTGCCCGGTGGTGGCGTACGGGGCGCTGCTGCCGCGCCCGGCCCTGGACATCCCCCGGCACGGCTGGGTCAACCTGCACTTCTCGCTGCTGCCCGCGTGGCGCGGCGCCGCGCCCGTCCAGCACGCCATCCTGCACGGCGACGACATCACCGGCGCGGCCACGTTCCAGATCGAGGAGGGCCTGGACACCGGCCCGGTCTACGGGGTGCTGACCGAGCCGATCCGGCCCGGCGACACCGCGGGCGACCTGCTCGGGCGGCTCGCCGTCGCCGGTGCCGCGCTGCTGGCCGACACCATGGACGGGATCGAGGCGGGGGTGCTGGAGCCGCGCCCGCAGCCCGCCGAGGGCGTCTCCCACGCCGCCAAGATCACCCCGGCGGACGCCCGGGTCGACTGGACCGCCCCCGCCCGCCGCGTCGACCGGCTGATCCGGGCCTGCACGCCCGCGCCGGGCGCCTGGACGACCTTCCGCGACGAGCGGATCAAGCTCGGCCCGGTCCGCCTCGCCGCGGGCGCCGGCCTGGCCGGCGGCGACACCGGGCCGCTGGCCCCCGGCGAGCTGCGGGTCTCCAAGAAGGAGGTCCTGGTCGGCACCGCCACCCACCCCGTCGCGCTGGGCGAGGTCCAGCCCCCGGGCAAGCGCCGGATGTCCGCGCTCGACTGGACGCGCGGCACCGCCCTCACCGGTAAGGACACGCTGGTCTGA